In Flavobacterium lacustre, a genomic segment contains:
- a CDS encoding glycoside hydrolase family 2 TIM barrel-domain containing protein — MYKLQSPSGLVISNNNDVNNEANLFLTAAKPNEEGQVWLITAINDGFYLISNPFTKKSIDNSNKNTGLGNPVIQWDTNTNNSNQQFILKAVGNGEYEFIQRNSKMFLGFEGADVEGATIMQSPQKMKWKLFPSKLKMPRLEAIRGNDEWENETIFAVNKESGHATYTPYPTIESLKKDTSYNYPWLEPKSEWYMSLNGTWKFNWVKEPKERPMSFFKKDFDVSEWSDIPVPSCWEMLGYGTPIYTNITYPFKNNPPFIQPQKGYTNEVEVNPVGSYRRDFEIPQNWDGNEIFVHFDGVYSGFFIWVNGKKVGYSQGANNVSEFNITNFVKSGKNSISVQVFRWTDGSYLEDQDMFRMSGIHRDVYLFATPKVHIRDFALNSNFLSNDLSNVEFKVNGKIANNDNKKVKACTLEVDLLDSSGMKVLNFSSKINSIDKNSEKEIIIQANLDHPILWSAETPYLYTAILSLKDEGGNVTEVLSSKFGFRKIEIKESKVYINNEQVLFKGTNRHETHPQFGRSIPLETIIQDVIMMKQNNINTIRTSHYPNQPKSYALYDYYGLYIMDEADIEDHGNSSISEMPSWIPAFNDRVRRMIERDKNHPSVTFWSMGNESGNGINNDSNAKLTRMMDPTRPVHYEGRNESADMDSQMYPDLVNLEKNDKNGSKKPYFICEYAHAMGNAMGNLAEYWEIIENSNRLIGGCIWDWVDQAINRPIPVGGDNSTLLGKISTKGDVPVAYQMVNQAINPKDVFYYGGDFGDTPNDNDFCDNGLTTPDCRVTAKLIELKKIYQYIKIRPLDIKKGQIEIENKYDFTNLDKFTISWEEVENGKVIKSGNLPSVGIEPNQKTTINIPLDTNFKEDSEYFVNVYFHLKEKAIWADKGYLIAKEQVRINARPVVKLESSKVTKRLTVTKENDHLNITGETFTAKVDVTTGILDALMYNGSDLIFNGEGLKLNWYRSLNNDKYADQKYYPTTYDAKKFDYKVAENGQSVKITAETYVTIANGQATILPYKIVYTIFNDGKIEVDGLFETPSRDFIIHRAGLQVQLAPGFEAVNWYGRGPHENYQDRKGSAFFGDYQTTVDGMASEHYVTSQNMGNREEVRWLNITDKKGTGIKITAKNGLSFSALHYSEQELWDAKHDFALIDIRKPQTFLNLDCIQEGVGNATCGPITLEKYRVPASKNLSFSFVISPYNNK; from the coding sequence TTGTATAAGCTTCAAAGTCCTTCTGGATTGGTCATTAGTAATAATAATGATGTAAATAATGAGGCTAATCTTTTCTTGACAGCAGCTAAACCTAATGAGGAAGGACAAGTGTGGCTAATTACTGCTATTAATGATGGTTTTTATTTAATTTCGAACCCTTTTACTAAAAAAAGTATTGATAATTCTAATAAGAATACCGGGTTAGGTAATCCAGTTATTCAATGGGACACAAACACAAATAATTCAAATCAGCAATTTATTTTAAAAGCCGTAGGCAATGGTGAATATGAATTTATTCAACGAAATAGTAAAATGTTTCTTGGTTTTGAAGGTGCTGACGTAGAAGGTGCAACTATTATGCAATCTCCTCAAAAGATGAAATGGAAACTTTTTCCATCTAAATTAAAAATGCCTAGATTAGAAGCAATAAGAGGAAATGATGAATGGGAAAATGAAACAATATTTGCCGTTAACAAAGAATCAGGTCATGCTACTTATACTCCTTACCCCACAATAGAATCGCTTAAAAAAGATACTTCATATAATTATCCTTGGCTTGAGCCAAAATCAGAGTGGTATATGTCGTTGAATGGGACATGGAAATTTAATTGGGTTAAAGAGCCAAAAGAAAGACCTATGAGCTTTTTTAAGAAAGATTTTGATGTCTCAGAGTGGAGTGATATTCCAGTTCCTTCATGCTGGGAAATGCTAGGTTACGGTACACCAATTTATACAAATATTACTTATCCTTTTAAGAATAACCCACCTTTTATTCAACCTCAAAAGGGATATACAAATGAAGTTGAAGTTAATCCAGTAGGATCATATAGAAGAGACTTTGAAATTCCTCAAAATTGGGATGGAAACGAGATTTTTGTTCATTTTGATGGAGTGTATAGCGGTTTCTTCATTTGGGTAAATGGTAAAAAAGTAGGATATAGTCAAGGTGCTAATAATGTGTCTGAATTTAATATTACCAATTTTGTGAAATCAGGAAAAAACAGTATTTCTGTTCAAGTATTTAGATGGACTGATGGTAGTTATCTTGAAGATCAGGATATGTTTCGTATGAGTGGAATTCATAGAGATGTTTATTTATTTGCTACTCCAAAAGTACATATAAGAGATTTCGCTTTAAACTCAAATTTTCTAAGTAATGATCTCTCTAATGTTGAGTTTAAAGTAAATGGAAAAATAGCCAATAATGATAATAAAAAAGTCAAAGCATGTACTTTAGAAGTTGATTTACTGGATAGTAGTGGAATGAAAGTTTTAAATTTTTCTTCTAAAATAAATTCAATAGATAAAAATTCAGAAAAAGAAATAATAATACAAGCAAACTTAGATCATCCTATTTTATGGTCTGCAGAAACACCTTATCTATATACTGCAATACTTAGTTTAAAAGATGAAGGAGGTAATGTAACGGAAGTTCTTTCTTCAAAATTTGGATTCAGAAAAATAGAAATAAAAGAGAGCAAAGTATATATAAATAATGAGCAAGTACTTTTTAAAGGAACAAATCGTCATGAGACTCATCCTCAGTTTGGACGATCAATTCCATTAGAAACCATTATTCAAGATGTTATTATGATGAAACAAAATAATATCAATACGATACGTACCAGTCATTATCCTAATCAGCCAAAAAGTTATGCGTTATACGATTATTATGGGTTGTATATTATGGATGAGGCAGATATTGAAGATCATGGTAATAGTTCCATAAGCGAAATGCCTTCATGGATACCCGCTTTTAACGACCGTGTTAGGAGGATGATTGAGAGAGATAAAAATCATCCATCGGTTACTTTTTGGTCTATGGGTAACGAAAGTGGAAACGGTATAAATAATGATTCGAATGCAAAATTGACCCGAATGATGGATCCTACGCGACCGGTACATTATGAAGGAAGAAATGAATCTGCCGATATGGATAGTCAGATGTATCCTGATTTAGTTAATTTGGAAAAAAACGATAAAAATGGTTCTAAAAAGCCTTATTTTATTTGTGAGTACGCGCATGCTATGGGGAATGCTATGGGGAATTTGGCAGAGTATTGGGAAATTATAGAAAATTCAAACCGATTAATTGGTGGTTGTATTTGGGACTGGGTAGATCAGGCAATAAATAGACCTATTCCTGTTGGTGGTGATAATAGCACTTTATTAGGGAAAATATCAACAAAAGGAGATGTTCCTGTTGCTTATCAAATGGTTAATCAGGCAATAAATCCTAAGGATGTTTTTTATTATGGAGGTGATTTTGGAGACACACCAAATGATAATGATTTTTGTGACAATGGGCTGACAACCCCTGATTGTAGAGTAACTGCAAAACTGATTGAACTTAAAAAAATATACCAATACATTAAAATTCGCCCGCTAGATATAAAAAAGGGACAAATTGAAATAGAAAATAAATACGACTTTACAAACCTAGATAAATTTACTATTTCTTGGGAAGAAGTTGAGAATGGTAAAGTAATCAAATCGGGTAATTTACCTTCGGTTGGGATAGAACCAAATCAAAAAACTACGATTAATATTCCATTAGATACAAACTTTAAAGAGGATTCTGAATATTTTGTAAATGTTTATTTTCATTTAAAAGAGAAAGCCATTTGGGCTGATAAAGGATATTTGATAGCTAAAGAACAAGTAAGAATAAATGCTAGACCGGTAGTTAAACTTGAATCTTCTAAAGTAACCAAACGATTGACTGTTACTAAAGAAAATGATCATTTAAATATTACTGGTGAAACATTTACGGCTAAAGTAGATGTTACTACAGGGATTTTGGATGCCTTGATGTATAATGGTAGTGACTTAATTTTTAATGGTGAAGGTTTAAAATTGAACTGGTACAGAAGTTTAAATAACGACAAATATGCGGATCAAAAATATTATCCGACCACTTATGATGCAAAAAAGTTTGACTATAAGGTTGCCGAAAATGGGCAATCGGTCAAAATAACAGCAGAGACTTATGTAACTATTGCTAATGGGCAAGCTACAATATTACCTTATAAAATAGTCTACACGATATTTAATGATGGTAAAATCGAGGTAGACGGACTGTTTGAAACACCATCGAGAGATTTTATAATTCATCGTGCTGGTCTTCAAGTTCAATTAGCTCCTGGTTTTGAGGCAGTAAATTGGTATGGCCGTGGACCACATGAAAATTATCAAGACCGTAAGGGAAGTGCATTTTTTGGAGACTATCAAACTACAGTTGATGGTATGGCATCAGAGCATTATGTGACGAGTCAAAATATGGGTAATCGTGAGGAGGTTCGATGGTTAAACATTACTGATAAAAAAGGAACAGGAATCAAAATTACAGCAAAGAACGGATTATCATTTAGCGCCCTTCATTATAGTGAACAAGAATTGTGGGACGCAAAACATGATTTTGCTTTAATTGATATTAGAAAACCTCAAACCTTTCTGAATTTAGATTGTATTCAGGAAGGAGTAGGGAATGCTACATGTGGTCCAATTACTTTGGAGAAATATAGGGTTCCTGCAAGTAAAAATTTAAGTTTTTCATTTGTCATTTCTCCATATAATAATAAATAA
- a CDS encoding glutaminase family protein: MKIITKFNILIIAIVLIISNKSNAQELRAPAYPLVTHTPYQSIWSVGNELNGTATQHWTGTDHSLTGLVKVDGKIYRFLGNQSINYKTVLPTTDEEEYTAKYSELAPADNWFTSDFNDSSWKSGQAPFTDDDSQAKTSWKSKNLWFRRTFDLKDKNLKSLFLKLRHDDNIHVYLNGEKIYDVSGWKHQYKFIEIEKAVIKKLKSKNNVLAIHIENTAGGQWLDAGLVTEDLSMKNIEILKANQTKVTLEATSTKYTFDCGKTQLKVTFTSPLLLDDLKLLSRPVTYVSVVVSANDNKKHNVQLYFGASSALAVDSPGQKVEAWKYNQDNLSILKAGTAEQPILQKKGDDLRIDWGYAYVAIPSSKNAKQYISSSNKSLEPFLSNKAVPNSSNKKGTNLLMNTIIDIGTVDNKEIEQLFMLGYDELYAVNYFGTNLKPWWKKDGNTIEGEFYQAHKEYKKIMQRCNDFDAQLKLDATKAGGKKYADLCVLAYREAIAAHSITEAPNGDILFLSKENNSNGSVNTVDLTYPSAPLFLLYNPKLMEGMLNGIFYYSESGKWKKPFPAHDLGTYPIATGQTYGEDMPVEEAGNAIIVVAAIAQQEGNANYAKKHWATLTEWATYLRKSGFDPENQLSTDDFAGHLARNANLSAKAIEALAAYGKLAGILGDKKTEREYIAEAKEMALKWMELAKDNDHYTLAFEKPGTWSQKYNLAWDTILDLNVFPSTIRKTEIAYYLTKQNKYGLPLDSRENYTKSDWIMWTATLTDNQEDFDAIVDPIWKYANETNSRVPLSDWHETLDGNMVGFKARSVVAGYYLQLLKWKTENKK; encoded by the coding sequence ATGAAGATAATTACAAAATTTAATATATTAATAATAGCAATTGTACTGATTATAAGTAATAAGAGTAATGCGCAAGAATTAAGGGCGCCAGCATACCCTTTAGTTACACATACCCCTTATCAAAGCATTTGGTCAGTAGGAAATGAACTAAATGGTACTGCAACTCAACACTGGACAGGAACAGACCATTCATTAACAGGATTAGTAAAAGTTGATGGAAAAATATATAGGTTTTTAGGCAATCAATCTATAAACTACAAAACAGTATTGCCAACTACTGACGAAGAAGAATACACTGCAAAATACTCCGAATTAGCACCTGCAGACAATTGGTTTACAAGTGATTTTAATGATTCTTCTTGGAAATCAGGTCAAGCTCCTTTTACAGATGATGATTCCCAGGCAAAAACGAGTTGGAAATCTAAAAATCTTTGGTTCAGAAGAACTTTTGATTTGAAAGATAAAAACTTAAAAAGTTTGTTCTTAAAATTACGTCATGATGATAATATCCATGTATATCTTAATGGAGAAAAAATTTATGATGTAAGCGGATGGAAACATCAATATAAATTTATTGAAATTGAAAAAGCCGTTATTAAAAAGCTAAAAAGTAAAAACAATGTACTTGCTATTCATATTGAGAACACGGCTGGAGGACAATGGTTGGATGCTGGTTTAGTTACTGAGGATCTTTCAATGAAAAATATAGAAATACTTAAAGCAAATCAAACAAAGGTAACTTTAGAAGCAACAAGTACAAAATATACGTTTGATTGTGGTAAAACTCAACTTAAAGTAACATTTACATCACCACTTCTTTTAGATGATTTAAAATTATTAAGTAGACCGGTAACTTATGTTTCGGTTGTTGTTAGTGCTAATGATAATAAGAAGCATAACGTGCAACTTTATTTTGGAGCTTCAAGTGCTCTTGCTGTTGATTCACCAGGACAAAAAGTGGAAGCATGGAAATACAACCAAGATAATTTATCAATTCTTAAAGCAGGAACTGCAGAGCAGCCGATTCTTCAAAAAAAAGGGGATGATTTACGTATCGATTGGGGATATGCTTATGTAGCAATACCATCTTCTAAAAATGCCAAACAATATATTTCTTCTTCAAATAAAAGTTTAGAGCCTTTTTTATCCAATAAAGCAGTTCCAAATTCATCAAATAAAAAAGGAACTAATTTGTTGATGAATACTATTATCGATATAGGCACTGTTGATAACAAAGAGATAGAGCAATTATTTATGTTAGGTTATGATGAATTATATGCAGTAAATTATTTTGGCACGAACCTAAAACCATGGTGGAAAAAAGACGGGAATACAATAGAAGGGGAGTTTTATCAAGCGCATAAAGAGTACAAAAAAATAATGCAAAGATGCAATGATTTTGATGCTCAGCTGAAGTTAGACGCTACAAAAGCGGGTGGTAAGAAATATGCTGATTTATGTGTTTTAGCATACAGAGAAGCTATTGCAGCGCACTCTATTACTGAAGCTCCAAACGGAGATATTCTTTTTCTATCAAAAGAAAATAACAGTAATGGCTCTGTAAATACGGTCGATTTAACATATCCATCAGCACCTTTATTTTTATTATACAATCCCAAATTAATGGAAGGGATGTTGAATGGAATTTTTTATTACAGTGAATCTGGAAAATGGAAAAAGCCTTTTCCTGCACATGACTTAGGAACATACCCTATTGCTACAGGACAAACTTATGGAGAAGATATGCCGGTTGAAGAAGCAGGAAATGCAATTATTGTTGTAGCGGCAATTGCACAACAGGAAGGCAATGCTAATTATGCCAAAAAACATTGGGCAACACTTACAGAATGGGCTACTTACTTAAGAAAAAGTGGTTTTGATCCTGAAAACCAATTATCTACAGACGACTTTGCTGGACATTTGGCTAGAAATGCAAATCTTTCTGCAAAAGCTATTGAAGCATTGGCAGCCTATGGAAAGTTAGCTGGAATCTTAGGGGATAAAAAAACGGAGAGAGAATATATAGCTGAAGCAAAAGAAATGGCTTTAAAGTGGATGGAATTGGCAAAAGATAATGATCATTACACTTTAGCTTTTGAAAAACCGGGAACATGGAGTCAAAAGTACAACTTGGCTTGGGATACCATTTTAGATCTTAATGTTTTTCCTTCAACTATTAGAAAAACAGAAATTGCTTATTATTTGACGAAACAAAATAAATATGGTTTACCATTAGACAGCCGTGAAAATTATACTAAATCTGACTGGATAATGTGGACAGCTACTTTGACAGATAATCAGGAGGATTTTGATGCGATAGTAGATCCAATTTGGAAATATGCAAATGAAACTAATAGTAGAGTTCCATTAAGTGATTGGCATGAGACTTTAGACGGGAATATGGTAGGTTTTAAGGCTAGGTCTGTAGTTGCTGGTTATTATTTGCAACTTTTGAAATGGAAAACCGAAAACAAGAAATAA
- a CDS encoding glycoside hydrolase family 97 protein, producing the protein MKTIKLLTCFFLLFGWSTSEAQKRNFELLSPNGSIKVSIALADKIYYSISIGNEELASKNHIALILKNETLGLNPSLSGTKKGNKSEVIHPVVPLKYASVTASYNYLVLNFKEGYSVEFRAFNDGIAHRFITNKKSEIEVVNEDFSVNFTGNYLLHLQQTRGFKTSSEEEYSHIQSSNWKPSDKMSTLPILIDTKKNYKILISESDLSDYPGMFVKGTGSGIVSTFPKVPLEFGPDGDRSVAIVKEANYIAKTTGTRNFPWRYFVITKNDKQLIENTMTLKLAPKNELKDTSWIIPGQASWEWWNGASPFGPDVNFVAGCNLDTYKYFIDFASKNGVKYIIMDEGWANSTTDPYSPNANVNVHELIRYGKEKNVGVVLWLTWLTVDKNMELFKTFSEWGVAGVKIDFMDRSDQVMVNYYENVVKEAAKHKIFVDFHGAFKPSGLEYKYPNLISYEGVRGMEQMGGCRPDNSVYFPFMRNAVGAMDYTPGAMISMQPEVYISERPNSASIGTRAYQLALFVVFESGIQMLADSPTNYYKEKESTEFITAVPTTWDETVVLEAKVGEYAIVAKRKGTKWFIGGITNGAEKERNFEIKLDFLKDKKYNLTSFEDGINAGYQAMDYRKKTLTVDNNSTVKIKMVRNGGWAAVLDEKQIR; encoded by the coding sequence ATGAAAACAATTAAATTACTAACGTGCTTTTTTTTACTGTTTGGATGGAGCACCAGCGAAGCACAAAAAAGGAATTTTGAACTACTATCACCAAACGGATCCATAAAAGTTTCAATTGCTCTGGCAGATAAAATATATTATTCAATTAGTATTGGAAACGAAGAATTAGCATCCAAAAACCATATTGCATTAATTCTTAAAAACGAAACTTTAGGACTGAATCCTTCCTTATCCGGAACTAAAAAAGGAAACAAAAGTGAAGTGATACATCCTGTCGTTCCTCTTAAATATGCATCGGTTACAGCTAGTTATAATTATTTAGTATTAAATTTTAAGGAAGGCTATTCAGTAGAATTTCGTGCTTTTAATGATGGTATTGCACATCGTTTTATAACCAATAAAAAAAGTGAAATTGAAGTCGTAAATGAAGATTTTTCGGTAAACTTTACAGGTAATTACCTGCTACACCTTCAACAAACTAGAGGATTTAAAACATCATCTGAAGAAGAATATTCTCATATTCAATCGAGTAATTGGAAACCTTCAGATAAGATGTCAACACTCCCTATTCTAATTGACACAAAAAAGAATTATAAGATATTAATTAGTGAATCTGATTTGTCTGACTATCCAGGAATGTTTGTAAAAGGAACTGGTAGTGGAATTGTATCTACGTTTCCAAAAGTTCCTTTAGAATTTGGACCAGATGGAGACCGAAGTGTCGCTATTGTAAAAGAAGCTAATTATATTGCAAAAACAACTGGGACACGAAATTTCCCATGGCGTTACTTTGTTATCACCAAAAATGATAAGCAACTTATTGAAAATACAATGACTTTAAAATTGGCACCTAAAAATGAGCTAAAAGATACTTCTTGGATAATACCGGGGCAAGCTAGTTGGGAATGGTGGAACGGAGCTTCACCGTTTGGTCCAGATGTTAATTTTGTTGCTGGGTGCAATTTAGATACGTATAAGTATTTTATAGATTTTGCTTCAAAAAATGGTGTTAAATACATTATTATGGATGAAGGTTGGGCTAATAGTACAACTGATCCTTATTCACCAAATGCAAATGTGAATGTACACGAACTAATACGCTATGGAAAGGAAAAAAATGTGGGTGTCGTGTTATGGCTTACTTGGCTTACCGTTGATAAAAATATGGAACTTTTTAAAACGTTTAGTGAATGGGGAGTTGCAGGTGTGAAAATTGACTTCATGGATCGTAGTGATCAAGTAATGGTTAATTACTATGAAAATGTAGTAAAAGAAGCTGCAAAACATAAAATATTTGTGGACTTTCATGGAGCTTTTAAACCATCTGGGTTAGAATATAAATATCCTAATCTAATCTCCTATGAAGGTGTTCGAGGAATGGAACAAATGGGAGGATGTAGACCTGATAATAGCGTGTACTTTCCATTTATGCGTAATGCTGTTGGAGCTATGGATTATACTCCTGGAGCCATGATAAGTATGCAGCCGGAAGTATACATATCAGAGCGACCTAATTCTGCAAGTATTGGCACCAGAGCCTATCAGCTTGCTCTTTTTGTGGTTTTTGAAAGTGGTATACAAATGCTTGCGGATAGTCCTACCAATTATTATAAAGAAAAAGAAAGCACCGAATTTATAACTGCTGTACCAACTACTTGGGATGAAACCGTGGTACTAGAAGCTAAGGTTGGCGAGTATGCCATTGTAGCCAAAAGAAAAGGAACAAAGTGGTTTATAGGAGGAATAACTAATGGCGCTGAGAAAGAAAGGAATTTTGAAATTAAATTAGACTTTTTAAAAGATAAAAAATACAATTTGACATCATTTGAAGACGGAATTAATGCAGGATATCAAGCGATGGATTACAGAAAAAAAACATTAACAGTAGACAATAATAGTACTGTAAAAATAAAGATGGTGAGAAATGGCGGATGGGCTGCAGTTTTAGACGAAAAGCAAATTAGATAA